The Haladaptatus cibarius D43 genome window below encodes:
- a CDS encoding DUF7344 domain-containing protein: protein MKLTEPETEQELDESQIHNVLRNDRRREAIRYLRESGGSLTVDDLAEHIATLETDEAPAPRKVRKSVYVSLHQTHLPKLDDLGIVEYDQRSKELTLEERVREVEVYMEVVPQHDVSWATYYLGLGLLEAVVLLAAQFQLFSIQMLDFQFWAWFFLTFLVVSAGYHVYSGQENSLF, encoded by the coding sequence ATGAAACTCACCGAACCGGAGACGGAGCAGGAACTCGACGAGAGCCAGATTCACAACGTCTTACGGAACGACAGACGGAGAGAGGCGATTCGGTATCTTCGGGAATCCGGCGGGTCGCTAACCGTCGATGACCTCGCGGAGCATATCGCAACGCTGGAAACCGACGAGGCACCAGCACCCCGAAAGGTCAGAAAGAGCGTCTACGTCTCGCTTCATCAGACGCATCTTCCGAAGTTGGACGACCTCGGCATCGTAGAGTACGACCAACGGTCGAAAGAACTCACCCTCGAAGAGCGCGTCCGAGAGGTAGAGGTGTATATGGAAGTCGTTCCCCAGCACGACGTTTCGTGGGCGACGTACTATCTCGGTCTGGGTCTGCTAGAAGCCGTCGTTCTCCTCGCGGCGCAGTTCCAACTGTTTTCCATCCAGATGCTCGATTTCCAGTTTTGGGCGTGGTTCTTCCTCACCTTTCTCGTCGTCTCCGCGGGCTACCACGTCTACAGCGGACAGGAAAATTCGCTGTTTTAG